One Pelobates fuscus isolate aPelFus1 chromosome 8, aPelFus1.pri, whole genome shotgun sequence genomic window carries:
- the ROGDI gene encoding protein rogdi homolog, producing the protein MATAAAASSAERGVLEEEFKWLLKEEVHSVLKQLQDILKEASRRFTLPSGSMEGPNRQENFVLGSSSSDQVKGVLTLQGDTLCQAEVNLKMLRTNQTLHFAFREDKQWKMQQIQDARNHVNQAIYLLTNRGENYRFQTGAEVLKLMDAVMLQLTRARNRLTTPATMTLPEVATSGLTKMFTPSLPADTLLNFYVNVNKLCLLVYQLHALQPNSTKNFRPSGSSVLHNPGSMFELNNQRFEVSHVHKVECVVPWLNDALVFFTVSLQLCQQLKDKISIFSSYWNFRSY; encoded by the exons ATGGCGACAGCAGCGGCTGCGAGCAGTGCGGAGCGCGGAGTGCTG GAGGAAGAGTTTAAATGGCTTTTAAAAGAAGAGGTTCACTCTGTGCTGAAACAGCTGCAGGACATCTTGAAG GAAGCATCCCGCAGATTCACACTGCCCAGTGGATCCATGGAAGGACCTAACCGGCAGGAGAACTTTGTATTGGGAAGCTCCAG TTCGGACCAAGTAAAGGGAGTGCTGACTCTACAAGGAGACACCCTCTGTCAAGCT GAAGTGAATTTGAAAATGCTGAGAACCAACCAGACCCTGCATTTTGCCTTCCGGGAGGACAAGCAGTGGAAGATGCAGCAG ATTCAAGATGCCAGGAATCATGTTAACCAGGCCATCTACCTCCTGACAAACCGTGGTGAAAACTACAGGTTTCAGACTGGGGCTGAGGTGCTAAAG CTGATGGATGCTGTGATGCTTCAGTTAACTCGAGCACGGAACCGTCTCACGACCCCTGCTACCATGACTCTGCCAGAAGTAGCCACCAGTGGACTTACG AAAATGTTTACTCCGTCACTTCCTGCCGATACCCTCTTGAATTTCTATGTTAATGTGAATAAACTTTGCTTATTGGTCTACCAGCTGCATGCTCTGCAGCCTAACTCTACCAAG AATTTCCGACCATCTGGCAGTTCTGTCCTGCACAACCCCGGATCCATGTT TGAGCTAAATAATCAGAGGTTTGAAGTCAGCCACGTCCATAAAGTGGAATGTGTGGTTCCGTGGCTTAATGATGCTTTGGTCTTCTTCACGGTGTCTCTCCAACTCTGTCAACAACTGAAGGATAAG ATCTCAATTTTTTCCAGTTACTGGAACTTCCGATCCTATTAG